A stretch of Portunus trituberculatus isolate SZX2019 chromosome 48, ASM1759143v1, whole genome shotgun sequence DNA encodes these proteins:
- the LOC123498428 gene encoding uncharacterized protein K02A2.6-like — translation MQESPFCCKSGWRLALCGSRHLTPAEAGYAPVEGKALAVAWCLRKARLFLLGCPNLLVISDHRPLVKLLGDRELKDIVNPRLFALKEKTLQFRFLIKYLPGKRNSAADFLSRYPLLCATPDVMDEEQACHIEMAVASATVATLEDGNCIVFDNTAVVQAAAEDPEYQLLLARVMAGDWHPHRVQELSCLRQYYGVRDRLAVSQGLVTYTYDQGHVRLVIPESLRQHVTANLHAGHQGLDEMLHGARQSVYWPGMEGDLQRHRDACVTCNAHSPSLAAEPFTFTPLPEYPFQHTVADLCQLDGQVYMAYANRLTGWLELAHFPNGATSGKLSSVFRQYFQRWGAPESVSTDGGTNLISAEMCEFFRRWGVEQRVAFAHFPQSNGRAEAAVKSAKRLLRDNTGPGGGLDVDKASVALLQYLNTPLRGVDKSPTQLAMGRQLQDGVPVHKQHYKVDVLWQQALRARELEAARQQENWIVKQGTPKTLPPLVSGTKVWVQNQATKVWDKRGVVTEVCPFLKYLVKMDGSGRITSRNRRHLRPSDVTPTSPTPQISCPRLW, via the coding sequence ATGCAAGAAAGCCCGTTCTGCTGCAAGAGTGGGTGGCGTCTCGCGCTTTGTGGCAGCCGTCACCTCACACCCGCTGAGGCTGGCTACGCGCCGGTAGAGGGCAAAGCATTAGCGGTCGCATGGTGTCTCCGCAAGGCCCGCCTCTTCCTGCTCGGGTGCCCAAACCTGCTTGTCATCTCTGACCACCGCCCGCTTGTCAAGCTCTTGGGTGACAGAGAGCTAAAGGACATTGTAAACCCAAGGTTGTTTGCTCTAAAGGAAAAAACGCTTCAGTTTAGATTCCTGATTAAGTATCTCCCCGGAAAACGTAACTCCGCCGCGGACTTCCTGTCACGCTACCCATTATTGTGTGCGACACCAGACGTCATGGATGAAGAACAGGCTTGTCACATAGAAATGGCAGTGGCGTCTGCGACTGTTGCCACACTTGAGGACGGAAATTGCATTGTGTTTGACAATACGGCGGTGGTGCAGGCAGCTGCAGAGGACCCAGAGTACCAGCTGCTTCTGGCCAGAGTGATGGCGGGTGACTGGCATCCGCACCGTGTCCAAGAGTTATCCTGTCTCCGTCAGTATTATGGAGTAAGGGACAGGCTGGCTGTGTCACAAGGGCTGGTGACATACACATATGACCAGGGGCATGTCCGCCTGGTCATCCCAGAGTCTCTCCGCCAGCACGTAACTGCTAATCTCCATGCTGGTCACCAGGGATTGGACGAAATGCTACACGGGGCGAGGCAGTCAGTGTATTGGCCTGGCATGGAGGGCGACCTACAGCGCCATCGAGACGCCTGTGTTACCTGCAACGCTCACTCCCCATCTCTGGCAGCCGAGCCTTTCACTTTTACGCCCCTTCCTGAGTACCCGTTTCAACATACGGTGGCAGACTTGTGCCAACTTGATGGGCAGGTGTACATGGCTTACGCAAACAGGCTTACGGGGTGGCTTGAGCTGGCACACTTCCCTAATGGGGCTACTTCAGGCAAGCTGTCATCGGTATTCCGCCAGTACTTCCAGAGGTGGGGGGCACCAGAATCAGTCTCAACGGATGGCGGAACAAATCTCATCAGTGCAGAGATGTGTGAATTCTTCAGGAGGTGGGGGGTGGAGCAGCGAGTCGCGTTCGCTCACTTCCCTCAATCCAACGGCCGGGCTGAAGCAGCAGTGAAATCTGCTAAGAGGCTGCTGCGTGACAACACAGGCCCCGGGGGCGGCCTTGACGTGGACAAGGCGTCGGTGGCGCTGCTGCAATATCTGAACACACCCCTGCGTGGTGTAGATAAGTCCCCGACGCAGTTGGCCATGGGCAGGCAGTTGCAGGATGGCGTCCCAGTACATAAGCAGCATTACAAGGTGGATGTACTTTGGCAGCAGGCTTTGCGCGCAAGGGAGCTCGAGGCAGCAAGGCAGCAGGAAAATTGGATCGTGAAGCAAGGAACACCCAAGACCCTTCCCCCGTTGGTATCAGGCACCAAAGTGTGGGTGCAAAATCAGGCTACCAAGGTCTGGGATAAGCGAGGTGTGGTCACAGAAGTGTGTCCATTCCTGAAGTACTTGGTGAAGATGGATGGCAGTGGACGCATCACATCACGCAACCGCAGGCATCTCCGCCCGTCAGATGTCACACCTACGTCACCGACCCCGCAAATTTCCTGCCCTCGCCTCTGGTAG